Proteins encoded within one genomic window of Bacillus sp. F19:
- the purL gene encoding phosphoribosylformylglycinamidine synthase subunit PurL codes for MSLLLEPTQQMIKEEKIYRQMGVSDDEFSMIEKIMGRLPNYTELGIFSVMWSEHCSYKNSKPVLKKFPTAGEHVLQGPGEGAGIVDIGDDQAVVFKIESHNHPSAIEPYQGAATGVGGIIRDVFSMGARPIALLNSLRFGELTSPRVRYLFEEVVAGIAGYGNCIGIPTVGGEIQFDPSYDGNPLVNAMCVGLINHEDIKKGVAKGIGNTVMYVGAKTGRDGIHGATFASEELTDASDEKRPAVQVGDPFMEKLLLEACLEVIKCDALVGIQDMGAAGLTSSTAEMASKAGSGIEMNLDLVPQREAGMTPYEMMLSESQERMVLVVERGREKEITDIFDKYELEAKAIGVVTDDKMLRLLHKGEVVVEIPVDALAEEAPVYHKPSAEPAYYKEFQEMEASTPKVGDLKETLVNLLKQPTIASKEWVYDQYDYMVRTNTVVAPGSDAAVLRIRDTNKALAMTTDCNSRYLYLDPEVGGMIAVAEAARNIVCSGGRPLAVTDCLNFGSPEKPEIFWQIEKAADGMSEACRVLNSPVIGGNVSLYNETNGTAVYPTPVIGMVGLIEDTKYITTQSFKAAGDLIYLIGETKNEFGGSELQKMVHGKIFGKAPEMDLGVEAERQAQVSAAIRAGLVASAHDVAEGGLAVAAAESTFGTNGLGASITVNGEAVAALFSETQSRFIVTVKPEHQTAFEEMTDAALIGSVTEDAAFTVKNETGEILIQSKVSALETAWRGAIPCLLKSED; via the coding sequence CCCGACTGCAGGCGAGCATGTTCTTCAAGGACCTGGTGAAGGTGCTGGGATTGTAGATATCGGAGACGACCAGGCAGTTGTGTTTAAAATCGAAAGCCACAATCACCCTTCTGCGATTGAACCTTATCAAGGTGCAGCAACAGGCGTAGGCGGAATCATCCGTGATGTCTTTTCAATGGGCGCGCGACCTATCGCTCTATTAAACTCTTTGCGCTTCGGGGAATTAACATCTCCACGTGTCCGTTATTTGTTTGAAGAAGTTGTTGCAGGCATTGCCGGCTACGGAAACTGCATCGGTATTCCGACAGTCGGAGGAGAGATACAGTTTGATCCTTCTTACGATGGAAATCCGCTAGTAAATGCGATGTGTGTCGGATTAATCAACCATGAAGACATCAAAAAAGGTGTGGCGAAAGGAATTGGCAATACCGTGATGTATGTTGGCGCTAAAACAGGCCGCGACGGTATTCACGGCGCTACATTTGCATCTGAGGAACTGACAGATGCATCAGATGAAAAACGCCCTGCTGTACAAGTAGGCGATCCGTTCATGGAAAAGCTTTTGCTTGAAGCTTGTCTAGAGGTTATAAAATGCGATGCTCTTGTTGGCATTCAGGACATGGGAGCAGCGGGACTTACAAGCTCGACTGCTGAAATGGCGAGCAAAGCAGGTTCAGGCATCGAAATGAATTTAGATTTAGTACCGCAGCGTGAAGCAGGAATGACACCTTATGAAATGATGCTCTCTGAATCACAGGAGCGCATGGTATTAGTCGTTGAACGAGGCCGTGAAAAAGAAATCACCGACATTTTTGACAAATATGAGCTTGAAGCAAAAGCAATCGGGGTTGTAACAGATGATAAAATGCTCCGCCTTCTCCATAAAGGCGAGGTAGTTGTAGAAATTCCGGTTGATGCACTTGCAGAAGAAGCACCGGTCTATCACAAGCCATCTGCAGAGCCGGCTTATTATAAAGAGTTTCAAGAGATGGAAGCAAGCACGCCTAAAGTGGGTGACTTAAAGGAAACTCTAGTGAACCTTTTAAAACAGCCCACAATTGCAAGCAAAGAATGGGTATATGATCAATATGACTACATGGTCCGCACAAATACGGTTGTAGCACCTGGCTCTGATGCAGCTGTTCTCCGTATTCGCGATACAAATAAAGCACTTGCGATGACAACAGACTGCAACTCAAGATATCTTTACCTCGATCCTGAGGTTGGCGGAATGATTGCCGTTGCAGAGGCAGCACGCAATATCGTCTGCTCAGGCGGAAGACCGCTTGCTGTGACAGACTGCCTGAACTTTGGAAGTCCTGAGAAGCCTGAGATTTTCTGGCAAATCGAAAAAGCAGCCGATGGCATGAGTGAAGCGTGCCGTGTGCTGAATTCACCGGTTATTGGCGGAAACGTATCGCTTTATAATGAAACAAACGGAACAGCTGTTTATCCGACACCTGTAATTGGGATGGTTGGTTTAATTGAAGATACAAAATACATCACAACACAATCCTTCAAAGCAGCAGGCGACCTGATCTACTTGATCGGCGAAACGAAAAATGAATTTGGCGGCAGTGAGCTGCAAAAAATGGTTCACGGCAAGATTTTCGGCAAAGCACCTGAGATGGATCTTGGAGTAGAAGCAGAGCGCCAGGCGCAGGTATCAGCAGCGATCCGTGCAGGATTAGTTGCATCTGCACATGATGTAGCTGAAGGCGGTTTGGCAGTAGCAGCTGCAGAAAGCACATTCGGTACGAACGGACTTGGTGCAAGCATCACAGTAAATGGCGAAGCAGTTGCCGCACTGTTCAGTGAAACACAGTCCCGTTTTATCGTGACAGTAAAGCCTGAACACCAGACAGCGTTTGAAGAAATGACAGATGCTGCGTTAATCGGAAGTGTAACAGAAGATGCAGCATTCACTGTGAAAAATGAAACAGGCGAAATCTTAATTCAATCGAAGGTAAGCGCGCTTGAAACAGCTTGGAGAGGAGCGATTCCATGCTTGCTGAAATCAGAGGATTAA
- the purF gene encoding amidophosphoribosyltransferase, which translates to MLAEIRGLNEECGVFGIWGHSEAPQITYYGLHSLQHRGQEGAGIVSTDGKKLTCVKGQGLITEVFSGGRLNDIKGKGAIGHVRYATAGGGGFENVQPLLFRSESGGLALAHNGNLVNANGLKHQLENQGSIFQSTSDTEVLAHLIKRSGYFSMKDKIKNALTMIKGAYAFLIMTETEMMVALDPNGLRPLSIGMLGDSYVVASETCAFDIIGAKYLREVDPGELIIINDEGLRSERFSMNVNRAICSMEYIYFSRPDSNIDGINVHTARKNLGKRMAIEAPFEADVVTGVPDSSISAAIGYAEVSGIPYELGLIKNRYVGRTFIQPSQSLREQGVKMKLSAVRGVVEGKRVVMVDDSIVRGTTSRRIVNMLRDAGATEVHVCITSPPISNPCFYGIDTSSTEELIAASHSVEEIREIIGADTLTFLSVEGLLEGIGRPYEGERRGQCLACFTGKYPTEIYPDTELPHEKEEVLTK; encoded by the coding sequence ATGCTTGCTGAAATCAGAGGATTAAACGAAGAGTGCGGAGTGTTCGGGATTTGGGGACACTCTGAGGCACCGCAAATCACATATTACGGCTTGCATAGTCTTCAGCACCGCGGTCAAGAGGGTGCAGGAATTGTTTCAACGGACGGGAAGAAGCTGACTTGTGTAAAAGGGCAGGGCCTGATCACAGAAGTGTTCAGCGGCGGCCGTCTGAATGATATTAAAGGAAAAGGAGCCATCGGCCACGTTCGTTATGCGACGGCTGGGGGAGGCGGATTTGAAAATGTTCAGCCTCTTCTTTTCCGTTCTGAAAGCGGCGGTCTGGCTCTTGCTCATAATGGTAACTTAGTGAATGCAAACGGCCTGAAGCATCAGCTTGAAAATCAGGGAAGTATTTTTCAGTCAACTTCAGATACAGAGGTACTTGCTCACTTAATTAAGAGAAGCGGATACTTCTCAATGAAGGATAAAATTAAAAATGCGCTGACGATGATCAAAGGAGCATATGCCTTTTTAATCATGACGGAAACGGAAATGATGGTGGCGCTTGATCCGAACGGTCTTCGCCCATTATCAATCGGCATGCTTGGCGACTCTTATGTTGTTGCATCTGAAACATGTGCTTTTGACATTATCGGTGCAAAATATCTTCGTGAGGTTGATCCTGGAGAGCTTATAATCATCAATGATGAAGGTCTCCGCTCTGAGCGATTCTCTATGAACGTCAATCGCGCGATCTGCAGCATGGAATATATCTATTTTTCAAGACCTGACAGCAATATCGACGGCATCAATGTTCATACAGCACGCAAAAACCTTGGAAAACGCATGGCAATCGAAGCGCCATTTGAAGCAGATGTTGTCACAGGTGTGCCGGATTCAAGTATTTCAGCAGCGATTGGGTATGCAGAAGTATCAGGTATTCCTTATGAACTTGGATTAATCAAAAACCGTTATGTCGGCAGAACGTTTATCCAGCCTTCGCAGTCTCTCAGAGAGCAAGGGGTAAAAATGAAGCTGTCTGCAGTACGAGGCGTTGTTGAAGGCAAACGGGTTGTCATGGTTGATGATTCCATCGTGCGCGGTACAACAAGCCGCAGAATCGTCAACATGCTGAGAGATGCGGGAGCAACGGAAGTGCATGTCTGCATTACGTCGCCGCCGATCAGCAATCCGTGCTTCTACGGAATTGATACATCATCAACAGAAGAGTTGATTGCAGCAAGCCATTCAGTGGAAGAGATCCGCGAAATTATTGGTGCTGACACGCTGACTTTCTTAAGTGTAGAAGGGCTGCTAGAAGGAATTGGACGCCCTTATGAAGGAGAGCGCCGCGGACAGTGTTTAGCTTGTTTTACAGGGAAATATCCGACAGAAATTTATCCGGATACAGAATTGCCTCATGAAAAGGAAGAAGTGCTGACGAAATAA
- the purM gene encoding phosphoribosylformylglycinamidine cyclo-ligase produces the protein MSNAYKQAGVDIEAGYEAVSRMKKHVAKTMRKGVMGSLGGFGGMFDLSELNYKQPVLVSGTDGVGTKLKLAFMMDQHDTIGIDAVAMCVNDILAQGAEPLFFLDYLALGKAEPVKIEQIVKGVADGCEQSGCALVGGETAEMPGLYDGDEYDIAGFAVGAVEKEEIVTGENISAGHVLIGLSSSGLHSNGFSLVRKILLEDHGLSLKEKVEPLQHTLGEELLRPTKIYVKPVLEVLKKNKVDGMAHITGGGFIENIPRMLPEGLGAEIDYGSWPIPPVFDLLQEKGALSQEEMFNIFNMGIGFVLAVDYKQMHNVINEIEKHGEKAYIIGRVKDGQGVTFGGGSLT, from the coding sequence ATGTCAAACGCATACAAGCAGGCAGGCGTTGATATAGAAGCAGGCTATGAAGCCGTTTCGCGAATGAAAAAACATGTAGCTAAAACAATGAGAAAAGGCGTCATGGGTAGCCTCGGCGGATTTGGCGGCATGTTCGATCTTTCAGAGCTGAATTACAAACAGCCGGTCCTCGTATCAGGTACAGATGGTGTAGGCACAAAGCTTAAGCTTGCATTCATGATGGATCAGCATGATACGATTGGGATAGATGCAGTTGCGATGTGTGTGAATGATATTCTTGCACAGGGCGCAGAGCCATTATTCTTCCTTGACTATTTGGCGCTTGGAAAAGCAGAGCCTGTTAAGATCGAGCAGATCGTCAAAGGTGTAGCAGACGGCTGCGAGCAGTCAGGCTGTGCTTTGGTTGGCGGAGAAACAGCCGAAATGCCTGGTTTATATGACGGGGACGAATATGATATCGCAGGCTTTGCTGTTGGCGCTGTTGAAAAAGAAGAGATAGTCACAGGTGAGAATATCAGTGCAGGTCATGTATTAATCGGGCTTTCCTCAAGCGGATTGCACAGCAACGGCTTCTCATTGGTACGCAAAATTTTGCTTGAAGATCACGGTCTTTCATTAAAAGAGAAAGTTGAACCGCTTCAGCACACACTTGGAGAGGAATTGCTCCGTCCGACTAAGATTTATGTGAAGCCGGTATTAGAAGTTTTGAAAAAGAATAAGGTAGATGGCATGGCCCACATTACGGGCGGCGGATTTATAGAAAACATCCCGAGAATGCTCCCTGAAGGATTAGGGGCAGAAATCGATTACGGCTCATGGCCGATTCCTCCTGTCTTTGATTTGCTTCAGGAAAAAGGGGCGCTCAGCCAGGAAGAAATGTTTAACATCTTTAACATGGGCATCGGATTTGTATTAGCGGTTGATTACAAGCAGATGCACAATGTCATCAATGAGATTGAAAAGCATGGAGAGAAGGCTTATATTATCGGACGTGTGAAGGATGGCCAGGGCGTCACATTTGGCGGAGGCTCTCTCACATGA
- the purN gene encoding phosphoribosylglycinamide formyltransferase: MIKIAVFASGTGSNFQAIIDEVKSGRLAAEIALLVCDRPGAKVALRAEKENIPVFQFSPKEFKNKEAFETIILNQLKQYNVSYVVLAGYMRLIGDTLLTAFPENIINLHPSLLPSFPGKDAIGQAFDAGVKVTGITIHFVDAGMDTGPIIAQKALEVEESDTLETLSAKIHKLEHTYYPQVLNTLFQKRELEV; the protein is encoded by the coding sequence ATGATCAAAATAGCGGTATTTGCTTCTGGAACGGGCTCTAATTTTCAGGCTATTATAGATGAAGTGAAGAGCGGAAGACTGGCAGCGGAAATTGCGCTTCTTGTTTGCGACAGACCGGGAGCAAAAGTCGCTTTACGCGCTGAAAAAGAAAACATCCCGGTCTTCCAGTTTTCACCGAAGGAATTTAAAAACAAGGAAGCATTTGAAACCATCATCCTAAATCAATTGAAACAGTATAACGTTTCTTATGTAGTGCTCGCAGGATATATGAGGCTGATTGGAGATACCCTGCTCACTGCTTTTCCTGAAAATATCATCAATCTGCATCCTTCTTTGCTGCCGTCGTTTCCAGGTAAGGATGCGATTGGCCAGGCTTTTGATGCAGGAGTGAAAGTAACAGGGATTACGATTCACTTTGTAGATGCAGGCATGGATACGGGCCCGATTATTGCTCAAAAAGCGCTTGAAGTAGAAGAGTCTGACACTTTAGAAACGTTATCTGCAAAGATTCACAAGCTCGAGCACACATACTATCCCCAAGTACTAAATACCCTTTTCCAAAAAAGAGAGCTAGAGGTGTAA
- the purH gene encoding bifunctional phosphoribosylaminoimidazolecarboxamide formyltransferase/IMP cyclohydrolase: MTIKRALVSVSNKDGIIPFVTELVEQGIEVISTGGTKSLLQKNGVKVTGISEVTGFPEIMDGRVKTLHPNIHGGLLAVRSNPDHMKQLEENSILPIDLVVVNLYPFKETISKQDVTFDDAIENIDIGGPTMLRSAAKNHQDVAVVVDPADYAEVLEQIKSEKEVTIATKQKLAAKVFRHTASYDALIAEYLTNAVGEEDPETVTYTFEKKQSLRYGENPHQKATFYKKPLASNVSIAEAQQVHGKELSYNNIKDADAALQIVREFKQPAAVAVKHMNPCGVGTGETIFEAFTRAYEADPTSIFGGIIALNHEVDKETAHKLHEIFLEIVIAPSFDKEALEILTSKKNLRLLTLDVLGAEKQDQQITSIHGGLLVQDEDTLSFDDAKITIPTKREPTEQEWEDLKLAWKVVKHVKSNAIVLTKNQMTVGVGAGQMNRVGAAKIAIEQAGALAEGSAMGSDAFFPMNDTVEAAAKAGVTAIIQPGGSIKDEDSIQKADEYGITMVFTGVRHFKH; encoded by the coding sequence ATGACAATCAAACGCGCACTTGTCAGTGTTTCGAATAAAGATGGCATCATTCCATTTGTAACAGAGCTAGTGGAACAAGGAATCGAAGTCATTTCAACAGGCGGAACGAAAAGCCTGCTCCAGAAAAACGGCGTCAAAGTAACAGGGATCTCAGAAGTAACTGGATTTCCTGAAATTATGGACGGCAGAGTGAAAACCCTGCATCCGAATATTCACGGAGGTCTGCTTGCTGTCCGCAGCAATCCGGATCACATGAAACAGCTTGAAGAAAACAGCATTTTGCCGATCGATCTAGTTGTCGTAAATCTTTACCCATTTAAAGAAACGATTTCAAAGCAGGACGTCACGTTTGATGATGCGATCGAAAACATCGATATCGGCGGACCGACCATGCTTCGTTCAGCAGCAAAAAATCATCAGGATGTTGCAGTTGTCGTTGATCCTGCTGACTACGCTGAAGTTCTGGAGCAGATTAAGAGCGAGAAGGAAGTTACGATTGCAACGAAGCAAAAGCTTGCTGCAAAAGTGTTCCGCCATACGGCTTCTTATGACGCGCTTATCGCAGAATATTTAACGAATGCTGTAGGCGAGGAAGACCCTGAGACAGTGACTTATACGTTTGAGAAAAAACAATCGCTTCGATACGGCGAAAACCCTCACCAAAAAGCTACTTTTTACAAAAAGCCATTAGCGAGCAATGTTTCGATTGCAGAAGCGCAACAGGTTCACGGCAAAGAGCTTTCTTACAACAACATTAAAGATGCAGATGCAGCTCTTCAAATCGTGAGAGAATTTAAGCAGCCTGCAGCTGTGGCCGTAAAACATATGAATCCATGCGGAGTCGGAACAGGCGAAACGATTTTTGAAGCATTCACGCGCGCATATGAAGCAGATCCAACTTCGATTTTCGGCGGAATCATCGCTTTAAATCATGAAGTGGATAAAGAAACAGCTCATAAATTACATGAAATTTTCCTTGAGATTGTCATTGCCCCTTCTTTTGATAAAGAAGCATTAGAGATTTTGACGTCTAAGAAAAACTTAAGACTCCTTACATTAGATGTGTTAGGTGCGGAAAAACAGGATCAGCAAATCACTTCGATTCACGGAGGTCTGCTTGTTCAGGATGAAGATACGCTTTCTTTTGATGATGCGAAAATCACGATCCCAACAAAGCGTGAACCAACTGAGCAGGAGTGGGAAGACTTAAAGCTTGCATGGAAAGTCGTAAAACATGTGAAATCAAACGCAATCGTTCTTACAAAAAATCAGATGACAGTCGGTGTTGGTGCGGGTCAGATGAACCGTGTCGGTGCGGCGAAGATTGCGATTGAACAGGCAGGAGCTCTTGCTGAAGGAAGTGCAATGGGATCAGATGCATTTTTCCCAATGAACGACACAGTTGAAGCGGCTGCAAAAGCAGGCGTCACAGCAATTATTCAGCCTGGCGGATCCATTAAGGATGAGGATTCCATTCAAAAAGCAGATGAATACGGCATTACGATGGTATTTACAGGAGTTAGACACTTTAAACATTAA
- the purD gene encoding phosphoribosylamine--glycine ligase, whose amino-acid sequence MNILIIGRGGREHAIAWKASQSKLAEKVFVAPGNDGMSSVAELIAIDEQNTEELVAFAKENKVELTIVGPEVPLLNGVVNAFQEAGLKVFGPTKEAALIEGSKKFAKELMMKNNIPTGAYQSFTSFEEAKNYVLEQGAPIVIKADGLAAGKGVTVAMTVEEAIDCLRDFLEDAKFGEASSSVVIEEFLDGEEFSLMAFVHGDAVYPMVIAQDHKRAYDHDEGPNTGGMGAYSPVPQISDAVVQEAVETVLKPAAEGMIANGTPFTGILYAGLILTKQGPKVIEFNARFGDPETQVVLPRLESDLIETLLAILDGKKAELKWRKEAVMGVVLASNGYPNEYKKGEAIGTLRSSFEQGALFHAGTKKSGDEFVTDGGRVLAVIAYGSDLLEAQTQVYEYVSEVESPALFYRKDIGAKATKHVFS is encoded by the coding sequence ATGAACATTCTAATCATTGGCCGCGGAGGCCGTGAACATGCAATCGCCTGGAAGGCATCACAGAGTAAGCTTGCTGAGAAAGTGTTTGTTGCTCCAGGGAACGATGGAATGAGCAGCGTTGCCGAGCTTATTGCAATCGATGAGCAGAATACAGAGGAGCTCGTTGCTTTTGCAAAAGAAAATAAGGTGGAGCTAACAATCGTAGGTCCTGAGGTTCCGCTCCTGAATGGCGTTGTCAATGCGTTTCAAGAAGCGGGACTGAAGGTTTTCGGGCCAACAAAGGAAGCTGCCCTCATTGAAGGCAGCAAGAAGTTCGCCAAGGAGTTAATGATGAAAAACAACATTCCGACAGGAGCGTATCAATCGTTTACTTCTTTTGAAGAAGCGAAGAATTACGTCCTTGAACAAGGAGCTCCAATCGTCATAAAAGCGGATGGACTTGCTGCAGGAAAAGGGGTAACCGTCGCTATGACAGTAGAGGAAGCAATCGACTGTCTGCGTGATTTTCTTGAAGATGCCAAATTCGGCGAGGCAAGCAGCTCGGTTGTCATCGAAGAATTTTTAGATGGCGAGGAATTTTCATTGATGGCCTTTGTTCACGGTGATGCTGTCTATCCAATGGTGATCGCGCAGGATCATAAACGGGCATACGATCATGATGAAGGTCCTAATACTGGCGGAATGGGTGCTTACTCTCCGGTCCCTCAAATTTCAGATGCAGTTGTACAGGAAGCTGTTGAAACAGTGTTAAAGCCGGCAGCTGAAGGCATGATTGCCAATGGAACTCCATTTACGGGGATTTTATATGCAGGATTGATCTTAACGAAGCAAGGTCCAAAAGTCATTGAATTTAATGCGCGCTTTGGCGATCCTGAAACACAGGTTGTTCTGCCGCGCTTAGAATCAGACTTGATTGAAACATTGCTTGCTATTTTAGATGGCAAAAAAGCAGAGCTCAAATGGCGCAAGGAAGCAGTAATGGGAGTTGTCCTTGCTTCAAACGGCTACCCGAATGAGTATAAAAAAGGCGAAGCAATCGGTACGCTTCGTTCAAGCTTTGAACAAGGTGCCCTTTTCCACGCAGGGACGAAGAAAAGCGGGGATGAATTTGTAACGGATGGCGGACGGGTTTTAGCTGTTATTGCATACGGCAGCGATTTGCTCGAAGCTCAGACTCAAGTGTATGAGTATGTATCTGAAGTAGAATCGCCTGCTCTATTTTACCGCAAGGACATCGGCGCCAAAGCGACTAAGCACGTTTTTTCTTAA
- a CDS encoding DUF2892 domain-containing protein, producing MKPNIGIVNGLIRITIGLFLLSWASAKYSKKPWKDSLLLMMLLGAMKVGEGILRFCPMVFMYKEYRKEDLEFEDATYNPS from the coding sequence ATGAAACCGAACATCGGTATTGTAAACGGACTGATCCGAATTACAATTGGACTGTTTTTACTATCATGGGCTTCTGCAAAATATTCGAAAAAACCGTGGAAGGATTCTCTTCTGCTCATGATGCTGCTTGGTGCAATGAAAGTTGGAGAAGGCATTCTCAGATTCTGCCCGATGGTATTTATGTATAAGGAATACCGGAAAGAGGATTTGGAGTTTGAGGATGCGACTTATAATCCGTCATGA
- a CDS encoding amidohydrolase family protein → MPKLHAQWKVRQIRHHIQAASGHKPPALVLKNGMYLNSYLKRWVKANIWISDDRIVYIGDKLPEGGQMEIADYENRFIVPGYIEPHAHPFQLYNPHSFGKYVSQFGTTTLICDNLFLLFQSDKKKALTLIHELNQLPLQYLWWSRFDLQTEVHNEHEYLSLDFMKKWMEHEYVIQGGELTGWPKLLSDDDLMLSWLVEMKAKGKRIEGHFPGASANTLNKMKLFGADCDHEAMTGDDVLERLMLGYTVSLRHSSIRPDLPQLLDGIRDKEIRHYDHFFFTTDGATPHFYKNGMMDSMIKMAIERDIPAIDAYHMASFNPAKYYRMEDVTGVVAPGRLANLNILESVENPSPAAVLSKGKWLRKDGLPTECFGDFNWQKAGLGKMKIEWSLSYNDLQFSMLLGLQMKNDVIMEPYSITIDNSFEELGSHHDECFLALIDKKGKWRINTMLKGFAASLGGLASTYSTTGDIILIGKSKYDMITAFNRMKELGGGIVLAEKGEVLHELPLELCGGASAEEFSLVVQQEERFKHLLKERGYTHGDPVYSLFFLSSTHLPYIRITPVGIYDVLKKIILFPSIMR, encoded by the coding sequence ATGCCCAAGTTACATGCACAATGGAAAGTCCGGCAGATCAGGCATCACATACAAGCGGCATCGGGCCATAAGCCTCCTGCTCTTGTTTTGAAAAATGGGATGTATTTGAACTCTTATCTGAAACGATGGGTAAAAGCCAACATCTGGATTTCAGATGACCGGATTGTTTATATTGGCGATAAGCTTCCTGAAGGCGGGCAAATGGAAATCGCCGATTACGAAAATCGTTTTATCGTACCGGGATATATTGAACCTCATGCTCACCCATTTCAACTTTATAATCCCCATTCTTTTGGGAAGTATGTGTCACAATTCGGTACAACGACACTTATATGCGACAACTTATTTTTGCTTTTTCAGTCCGATAAAAAGAAAGCGCTTACTTTAATCCATGAATTAAATCAGCTTCCTTTGCAGTATTTATGGTGGAGCCGTTTTGATCTTCAGACTGAAGTTCACAATGAGCATGAATATTTATCTCTCGATTTTATGAAAAAATGGATGGAACATGAATATGTTATTCAAGGCGGAGAATTAACGGGGTGGCCTAAGCTGCTCTCGGATGATGATTTGATGCTGTCATGGCTGGTTGAGATGAAAGCGAAGGGAAAACGGATCGAAGGACATTTTCCCGGAGCATCGGCAAACACTCTGAATAAAATGAAATTATTCGGGGCCGACTGCGATCACGAAGCGATGACAGGAGATGATGTTTTAGAGCGGTTAATGCTGGGCTATACTGTTTCACTCAGACATTCCTCGATCCGGCCTGATTTGCCGCAGCTGCTTGATGGCATCCGTGATAAAGAGATTCGCCACTATGATCATTTCTTTTTCACTACCGACGGGGCAACGCCGCATTTTTATAAAAACGGAATGATGGATTCCATGATAAAAATGGCCATTGAGCGGGATATTCCGGCAATTGATGCTTATCATATGGCAAGCTTTAATCCGGCCAAGTATTACCGCATGGAAGATGTAACTGGCGTTGTAGCTCCAGGGCGTTTGGCTAACCTGAATATTTTGGAATCAGTCGAAAACCCATCCCCTGCTGCTGTGCTTTCAAAAGGAAAGTGGCTGAGAAAAGACGGCTTGCCGACTGAATGCTTCGGAGATTTTAATTGGCAAAAAGCCGGACTCGGAAAAATGAAGATCGAATGGTCCTTGTCCTATAATGACCTTCAGTTTTCAATGTTGCTTGGTCTTCAAATGAAGAATGACGTGATTATGGAACCGTACAGCATCACCATCGACAATTCATTTGAAGAACTTGGCAGCCATCATGATGAGTGCTTTCTTGCTTTGATTGATAAGAAAGGTAAATGGCGGATAAACACAATGCTCAAGGGATTTGCCGCCTCACTCGGCGGTCTGGCAAGTACTTATTCAACAACAGGCGATATTATTTTGATTGGGAAAAGCAAGTATGATATGATCACTGCATTTAATAGGATGAAGGAGCTTGGAGGCGGAATTGTCCTTGCAGAAAAGGGGGAAGTTCTGCATGAATTACCCCTTGAACTTTGCGGAGGAGCATCAGCTGAAGAGTTTAGTTTAGTTGTTCAACAAGAGGAAAGATTTAAGCACCTGCTAAAAGAGAGAGGATATACACACGGTGATCCAGTTTATTCCCTTTTTTTCCTATCATCCACCCATTTGCCGTATATCAGGATTACTCCAGTCGGCATCTATGATGTGCTTAAAAAAATAATACTCTTTCCATCGATAATGCGTTAA